A region from the Chelmon rostratus isolate fCheRos1 chromosome 6, fCheRos1.pri, whole genome shotgun sequence genome encodes:
- the LOC121608489 gene encoding nuclear receptor-interacting protein 3-like, which yields MFTGMRTENRGDSGVPDAAALRQQRRLKQAIQFLHKDSADLLPLDGLKKLGTSKQGQPHHILQKRLLEAKLSRGRMSMCGVTPNNGGLLLSCRHINSHEDEEEEEEDFIYVPCKCLGQQVNVLIDTGCKLNLMSTLTVQRFGLKELVEENKREAGGFPFQRKLCIDGQIKGLGLAVGELRIMCSFAVVESNRPLMSLGNKTLKSLKCVIDTDKQMLVFGTNVREQVQFAKKPFNESYDFSDQ from the exons ATGTTCACGGGGATGCGGACGGAGAACCGGGGGGACTCGGGGGTCCCGGATGCTGCGGCTCTGAGGCAACAGAGGAGGCTGAAACAGGCGATCCAGTTCCTGCATAAAGACTCAGCTGATCTGCTGCCTCTGGACGGACTGAAGAAGCTCGGGACATCCAAGCAGGGG cAGCCACATCATATTCTCCAGAAGCGCCTGCTGGAGGCCAAACTGTCCCGGGGCAGGATGAGCATGTGTGGAGTGACCCCGAACAATGGAGGGCTCCTTCTGAGTTGTCGTCACATAAATTCacatgaggatgaggaagaggaggaggaggatttcaTCTACGTGCCCTGCAAG tgtttagGACAACAGGTGAATGTGCTGATTGACACCGGCTGCAAACTGAACCTGATGTCCACGCTAACCGTGCAGAGATTTGG TTTGAAAGAACTGGTCGAGGAGAACAAAAGGGAGGCGGGTGGCTTTCCTTTTCAGCGGAAGCTTTGCATTGACGGACAAATCAAAGGACTCGGCCTGGCCGTCGGAGAACTCAGAATAATGTGCTCCTTTGCTGTAGTAG aaTCTAACAGGCCCCTGATGTCTCTGGGTAACAAGACATTAAAGTCACTCAAG tgtgtaaTTGACACTGACAAGCAGATGTTGGTGTTCGGGACAAACGTGAGGGAGCAAGTTCAGTTTGCCAAGAAGCCGTTCAATGAAAG TTACGACTTCAGCGACCAGTGA